From Polyodon spathula isolate WHYD16114869_AA chromosome 26, ASM1765450v1, whole genome shotgun sequence, one genomic window encodes:
- the LOC121300546 gene encoding E3 ubiquitin-protein ligase UHRF1-like, with translation MWIQVRTMDGKETHRIDSLSKLTKVDDLRLKIAELFKVEPERQRLFYRGKQMEDSHTIFDYNVGLNDIVQLLVRQAVPNCPPAVPKEAELSDTDSGCGSAQSESDKNSNNGEEVEGQAGTSAQSDPVEPAFGCYKINEFVDACDLNMGAWFEAQILNVTKEPKSSSESGEDKSDSAKPSKEETVVMYHVKYEDYPENGVVKLTGKDVRPRARTVYQWHQLEVGMVVMVNFNPDEPKERGFWYDAEIQRKRETRTGREIYGKILLGDAGDSLNDCKIMFVNEIYKIEEPGSAEGAALESPMKRSNGPECKHCKDDPKKNCRMCNCHVCGVKQDPDKQLLCDECDQAFHMYCLDPPLTSIPDDEDWYCPSCRNDASEVVLAGEKLKESKKKSKMASANSSTQRDWGKGMACVGRTKQCTIVPSNHYGPIPGVPVGTQWKFRVQVSESGVHRPHVAGIHGRSNDGAYSLVLAGGYEDDVDAGNEFTYTGSGGRDLSGNKRTAEQSCDQKLTNMNRALASNCNAALNDKDGAEAKDWKAGKPVRVVRSSKGRKHSKYSPEDGNRYDGIYKIVKYWPEKGKSGFLVWRYLLKRHDDEPAPWTRDGKERIKKLGLTMQYPEGYLEAQAAKEKEKENKKEDEEEEEVETPSKGKRKRKSQIDKETSSPVKSTPKKMKVEAYKLTKEQKGLIKEDELNKKVWDEALTSLKEGPKFLNKVEEVFLCICCQEVVFQPVTTECQHNVCRECLQRSFKADVYTCPACRHDLGKNYSMTVNKPLQSLLNQFFPGYSSGR, from the exons ATGGAAGACAGCCACACCATCTTCGACTACAATGTGGGATTGAACGATATCGTCCAGCTCCTGGTCCGACAGGCTGTCCCTAACTGCCCCCCAGCTGTTCCGAAGGAGGCGGAGCTCTCTGATACTGATTCTGGCTGTGGCTCCGCCCAGAGCGAGTCGGACAAGAACTCCAATAACGGGGAGGAGGTGGAAGGCCAGGCTGGCACCTCTGCGCAGTCTGATCCTGTAGAGCCTGCATTCGGCTGCTACAAG ATTAACGAGTTTGTGGACGCCTGTGACCTGAATATGGGAGCCTGGTTTGAAGCTCAGATTCTCAATGTGACTAAAGAACCCAAGAGTTCAAGCGAGTCTGGAGAGGATAAAAGCGATTCTGCAAAGCCCAGCAAAGAGGAGACCGTGGTTATGTATCACGTCAAATATGAAGA TTATCCAGAGAATGGTGTTGTGAAGCTGACTGGGAAGGATGTCCGCCCCCGTGCCAGGACAGTGTACCAGTGGCACCAACTAGAAGTGGGCATGGTAGTTATGGTGAACTTCAACCCTGATGAACCCAAGGAGAGGGGTTTTTGGTACGATGCAGAAATCCAGAGGAAGAGAGAAACACGCACCGGACGTGAAATATATGGCAAGATATTGCTTGG AGATGCTGGTGATTCTCTAAATGACTGTAAGATCATGTTTGTGAATGAAATCTACAAAATTGAAGAGCCAGGAAGTGCAGAGGGTGCTGCTTTGGAGAGCCCCATGAAAA GATCAAACGGCCCAGAGTGTAAGCACTGCAAGGATGACCCAAAGAAGAACTGCCGCATGTGTAACTGCCATGTGTGTGGGGTGAAGCAGGATCCAGACAAACAGCTTCTGTGTGATGAGTGTGACCAGGCCTTCCATATGTACTGTCTCGACCCTCCCCTAACCTCCATCCCAGATGATGAGGACTG GTACTGCCCGAGCTGTAGGAATGATGCAAGTGAAGTAGTTTTAGCTGGAGAGAAGCTGAAGGAGAGCAAGAAGAAATCTAAGATGGCTTCTGCAAactcatccacccagagagactgggGCAAG GGCATGGCTTGTGTTGGTCGTACAAAGCAGTGCACCATTGTACCTTCAAATCACTATGGACCAATCCCTGGAGTTCCTGTGGGGACACAGTGGAAGTTTAGGGTGCAG GTCAGTGAGTCGGGAGTGCATAGGCCGCATGTTGCAGGTATTCATGGAAGGAGCAACGATGGAGCCTACTCGCTGGTTTTGGCTGGGGGATATGAAGATGATGTG GATGCCGGCAATGAATTCACCTATACAGGATCTGGAGGCCGTGATCTGTCTGGAAACAAGCGTACAGCTGAACAGTCTTGTGACCAGAAACTCACAAATATGAACAG AGCTTTGGCTTCAAACTGCAACGCTGCTTTGAATGACAAGGATGGAGCCGAAGCCAAGGACTGGAAAGCAGGGAAGCCAGTCCGTGTGGTCAGGTCCTCTAAGGGACGCAAGCACAGCAAGTACAGCCCAGAGGATGGCAACAGATACGATGGCATCTACAAG ATTGTGAAGTACTGGCCAGAGAAAGGAAAGTCTGGCTTCTTGGTCTGGAGGTATTTATTAAAGCGACATGATGATGAGCCAGCCCCATGGACCAGAGATGGGAAGGAGAGGATAAAGAAGCTGGGGCTTACTATGCAG TACCCAGAAGGCTACTTGGAGGCTCAGGCTGCCAAggagaaggaaaaagaaaacaaaaaggaagatgaggaggaggaggaggtggagactCCCAGCAAAggcaaaagaaagagaaaatctCAAATAG ATAAGGAGACTTCTTCCCCAGTTAAAAGCACACCCAAAAAGATGAAAGTGGAGGCATATAAACTGACAAAGGAGCAGAAAGGGCTTATTAAGGAGGATGAGCTCAACAAGAAAGTTTGGGATGAGGCTCTGACCTCACTCAAAGAAGGACCG aaattCCTGAATAAAGTGGAAGAGGTATTCCTGTGTATCTGCTGCCAGGAAGTGGTTTTTCAACCAGTCACAACAGAGTGCCAGCATAACGTCTGCAGG GAATGTTTACAGCGCTCGTTCAAGGCCGACGTCTACACATGTCCTGCTTGCCGGCATGATCTGGGCAAGAACTACAGCATGACTGTCAACAAACCACTGCAAAGCCTTTTGAACCAGTTCTTTCCAGGATACAGCAGTGGCCGGTGA